The genomic segment CCACTTTTTGGATCGTCTTACACCAAGCTTGTCTACTTTGCCTTACCTCTCATCAGGTAGGCCCAAATCTTCATCCCTTCCTCGCTTGAAACACAAGCCCCGAGCTTCTTTTCTGGCTGGGCTCTGTTCCTTCACATATAAAATCATATACGATTTCCACTTTTCCATTTCCTACCTATACCCCGCCACTACGACGACAATGGCACCAGAAGTACTTCAGCAATTTGCCGTAGGTGGAGGACTCCCAGTAACCAAGATGCAGGATCCGAAAGAGAGGTTTTATCACCATTTTCAAGAAGAAGTCACCGGTACGTTGGCCCCGTAAAACAAGGACCGAATGGTCGTCTGATGTTTTCTGGGCCGTATACTAACAAAGAACCCCGCACCCAGGTCTACAAGAGCAGATCGACAATGTGAGCTCCATATCTCAGGTCGGTGGTGAGAGGCAGGACGCCATTGATCACATCCTGGCCGGTATATCGAATCTCTCCAACGAAGTCGCCGACGCTTCCGACTACGTTCCCTCGTATGACCAGCGGAACTACGCCCAGGTGGGTTTGAATCCATAACTTACTCAGGCTTCCTATTACATCTCGTTGACACATCTTCACTTACCAGGCCGTCAAAGCTCTCACAGACAAGTTGAATGAGACCACGGCAAAGCTGGCCCCGCGTTCCCGCTTCCAGTTCAAACCTCGCGGAGCCAGCTCAGCAACAACATCAACCACCAATGGCCCAGCCGCGCCCAAAATTGACCCCCGTCTCATTGTAGGGGCAAGCCTTGCCGACCCCTTCCCCCCATCCCGCGGCGGCCCGGTCACCGCtcctccctcctcctccgtaaCCCAGGCCGCCACGGAGACGGACTCAGACGGCCTCGGCGATCTCCCCAACTTCCCAAAGAACTACAACGAGGAAATGGCCCGCCCCAGCGCCACCAAGGTCCGGAAACCCAGCTTCTCTACCGCAAAGGACATTGCAATTTTCGGCCAAGATGGCCTGCACATCATCCTCCCGTCCTCGGCGTCGAGGGCGACGAGTTCGGGCCGCTTGACCGATCTAAAAGGGTGTGTAGTGGACATGTCCATCGCGCTCTCGGGCCACACCTCGTTTGCGAACCTGGCGCTCAAAAACGTCGAGAGGAGTCTGATTGTTGCGGGAAACGTGGCTGGGCCGGCGCATATTACGGGTGTGTCGGATAGTATCATTGTCGTTTCTGCGCGGCAGGTGCGCATCCACGAGTGTAGGAACGTTGATATTTATCTGCACTGCTCGAGTCACCCGATTATCGAGGATTGTTCGAATATGCGCTTTGCGCCGTTGCCGCCTAGCTTTGTAAGTAAACCCCTACTCGTCCATACTTCTtcccccccctttttttttttttttgagaTACCAGCCGCTGACTGCCGAGCAGGACACCACAGAAGACCCCACCAAGAACCAGTGGGACCAAGTAGACGACTTCAAGTGGCTCAAATCAGAACCCAGTCCGAACTGGAGCATCTTGCCGGAGGAACAGAGGCTGGCCGAGGAGATTTGGACAAAGGTTGTGCCGGGCGAGCGCGGCAAGGATTTGCACGATATCCTCAAGGCGGTCGGGGTCCAGAAGCATTGAAAATCGGATGGAACATGCTGTACATCGACGGGATGCGGGAAAGTGAGAGGTCATCGCTACTTGCAGAAGTTTCCTGGGTCGAATCCTGGTTTGGAGTTTCAAGGAAGGCGGTTTTGCTAGGTATCGCAAGGGATGCATAATATGTTTTGGCGCAAGAAAAACAGCGTCCTCTTCCGTCCAAAATTTCTTCGTTTGGTAGTTCGCATATCGGGGTATCATAATAATTCAATCTGGCAAAAACTTTTCGTCCCCatctctctccctctcctcTTGCATTCGTTCCCCTTCGCAACTTCTCGCTTGAAGTCTTCTTCCACCGCACGTGTTCCATCCTTCGCATCACTCAGTCTCCATCTTATCCCCCCTCCCGCCCTCCTCATGCCCAAACTTCACACCCGCCTCCCTCAACCGATCCAACACCTCACGCTGCATCCGTATCCTCTCCTCAAGCTCCTTGATCTCCTCCTCCTGTTCCTCAACGGTCCGTTCCATATCCGGGAGGGTACGCATCTGCGTGCGGGCGCGCTGCAGCTTGTGCTTGAGGGCGTCGGTCTGCGCGGGGACGTCTTTGAGGGAGAGCGGCGCGTTGGGGCTGGCGGCACCGCCAGCGGCGGAACCGAGAGGGTTAGGTGTGGCGCCGGCGCCGGCTGGGGTTGCGCCTGTGGTGAGGCCGCCGCcgatggaggaggaggaggagcccGAGGTTTGGATTGCGGTTCGGAGGCGGGTTAGGATGCCTGTTAGTTCGGTGAGGGTGTCGAGGGCGTCTGGGGAGAGGGTTGGGGGTAGTTCGAGGGGGTGAGGCGGCATTTTGGTGGTTTGGTTTGGCTTGGTCTCGGGGTCTTGTATGAACGGAGAGGAGACGTTATGCGTTGTTGACAGAAGGGTGGTGAGAAGTGTCGGTGAAACGGGTGATTTGTGGAGAGGTATCGGGCTATTCTCAGCCTCGCGGTAGGTGCGTGATGGAGAAAGGGTGGTCGTTGGCTGCGTGCTCGAGGCTTGGAAAGTCAATTGACGGGGAGATGGAGGCGTAGGTACAGTACCCAGGTGggatgaggtgaggtgaggtgagagaAGCAGTTGCTCGGTGAGGTCCGTCCGCGTCCAGGGTCGTGTCAAGCTGGAACGGCAAGGGCCAAGGGCCAAGGGCCAAGGGAGGGGGGAAGCTCCGCCGGGGCAAGGAGCTTCCACGGGCGTTTTAGCGGCGCGGCGATTGGTAGCTAAAAATTGTTGAAAGTCAACAGAGGGGCAGCCGGGCAGCCCGCACCGTTTCTGACGGAGTTGGCACTGTACATTCGACGGGGGAAAACGGTTGGTGTGGACAGTGTGATTACGGAGTGTAACGGCACGGATCTATTATCGGCGATACTATGACATAAACCCCCACCAAACCACCGACACCGATAAAACAGCCCAGGCGCCGGGAAAGCTCACTGTACCCAAGAAAAGGTGGTACATTGGCTGATTCAATCAAATCTCCTCAACCAGCCTGGCACTTCtctcaccaccaccgccgtcGCCGTAAATAAAAGTCTCCATCTCCCAGAACAGAAAAAATCACGCACTTCCTAGAACTCTGCTTTCATCCATATACCCCCTTCTGTAAAGAAATTGCTGCACAGAAAATAACCTAATTCACCATGGCCAAGACCGACCAGAAGGCCTGCCTGAGTACGTCCAAAGATCTCCCTCCAGACCCTCCGTGCCCCTCGTCGAAGCCCCGCGGTGATGGAGATGGTGGCGGCGTGAGTGTTGTCGAGGCTGGCCACCAAAACCACCAGAACGCGCCGCCAGCAGAAACAGTCCACTCGCCTCTCCCGCAACCGCAACTGATTCCCAAATCCAATCCCGATTACATCCTCACCCTTGCCTACATCATCCTCTATCTCCAAGTCGGCTGGCTAATCTTGTGGATCTTGCGCTCCTACAGTCGTGATTGATGGCTGGGGTGTGCCCGGCGCCGACTCCCCCAAGGATGGCGACGCCATCACCAACGCAAAGACCCCCGTCATGGACGACTTTGCCCAGAGCAAGACCGGATACTGCGAGCTCGACGCCTCCTCCATTGCCGTCGGCCTGCCCGAGGGTCTGATGGGTAACTCGGAGGTCGGTCACCTGAACATTGGCGCCGGCCGTGTCGTCTGGCAGGACGTCGTGCGCATCGACCAGACCATCAAGGAGGGCAAGTTCGCCGACAACGAGGTCATCAAGAAGACTTTTGAGGGTGCCAAGAACGGCAACGGCAGACTGCACCTCTGCGGTCTCGTCTCCCACGGTGGCGTGGTGAGTTCTAGATTCTGAGCCCATCTTCCGCTTCCCTCAAGATGCATGATAGTCTAACACACGCAACCCTCCCAGCACGCCAAGCAAGAGCATCTCTACAACCTTCTCAAGGCCGCCAAGCAGTACGGTGTCCCCAAGGTCTACATCCACTTCTTCGGCGATGGCCGTGACACCGACCCCAAGTCCGGCGCTGGCTACATGGAGGAGCTCGTCAAGACCGCCAAGGAGATTGGCATTGGTGAGATCGCCACCGTCGTCGGCCGCTACTACGCCATGGACCGTGACAAGAGATGGGAGAGAGTCCAGATCGCCCTCGACGGCTTGATCAACGGCAAGGGCGAGGAGAGCACCGACCCCGTCAAGACCGTCAAGGAGCGTTACGCCAAGGGCGGTGACAAGGACAAGGACGAGTTCCTGACTCCTATCATTGTCGGCGGCGACGAGGGCCGCATCAAGGGTGAGCATCTCTCTTCCCAAAACCCCAAACTTCATAACTAACAGGAATCCCAAGACGACGACaccgtcttcttcttcaacTACCGTTCCGACCGTGTCCGCCAAATCACCCAGGTGCTCGGCGACGTCGACCGCTCCGTCCTCCCCGACTTCAAGTTCCCCAAGATCAAGAACCTCGTCACCATGACCCAGTACAAGGCCGACTACCCCTTCGAGATCGCCTTCAAGCCCCAGCACATGGGCAACGTCCTCGCCGAGTGGCTCGGCAAGCAAAACGTCGAGCAGGTCCACATCGCCGAGACGGAAAAGTACGCTCACGTCACCTTCTTCTTCAACGGCGGCGTCGAAAAGGTCTTTGCCCTCGAGACCCGCGACGAGTCCCAGGACCTCGTCCCCTCCAACAAGTCCGTCGCCACCTACGACCAGGCCCCCGAGATGTCGGCCGACGGCGTCGCCGACCAGGTCGCCAAGCGTCTGGCTGAGCAGAAATTCCCCTTTGTCATGAACAACTTTGCGCCCCCGGACATGGTCGGCCACACGGGCGTGTACGAGGCCGCCGTCGTCGGCGTCGAGGCCACGGACAAGGCCATTGGCAAGATTTACGAGGCCTGCAAGAAGGAGGGCTACGTCCTCTTCATCACCGCCGACCACGGCAACGCCGAGGAGATGAAGTTCCCCGACGGCAAGCCCAAGACGTCGCACACCACCAACAAGGTGCCCTTCATCATGGCCAACGCCCCCGAGGGCTGGAGCCTCAAGAAGGAGGGCGGTGTCCTGGGTGATGTTGCGCCCACCGTCTTGGCTGCGATGGGTCTGCCCCAGCCTGAGGAGATGACTGGCGCGAACCTGTTGTCCAAGGCATAAACGCATTTGTGGTATTTCTGTGTTTTGGGTTGGGGCGCGATGTTGTCGGCTGACGGTGGAGTTGAGGTGAGGGTAGGGTGTGTCTTTGGCGAGCGAGGTTTTCATagggaagaaaagaaaagttgAGACTCCGAGAGTGAGGAGTACCGGCGTGCTGTAAAGGATTATGATGACAATAGACAACCCTAGAGATAAGAAAATGAGAATACGCTTTGATGACATGAATGGTTCTGCATGACGTTCATCCACTTATTGAAGTCGAACGCGCAGCATGTTCTTCATGGCCTAAGACCCCATCTCACGTTCTTTCAGCAAAACAAGTCCCTGATTCAGCTTCCAAACAAGTCGTTACCATTCTAATTTGTTTGGTAGAAGGCCAGGTGTCAACTGATGATGAACAAAAAGAAATATTCTGGTGGTATTCATCTCAGTCTCATACCTATGGACACGAACCACTAAACCCCTATTCCTGCTTCGCCAATCATGTATATCTACTACCCCTAAAAAGCCCAACGCACCATACTAAGAAACACCTCGATCCTCTATTTGAATCTCCACTCAACATCCTCCCATCCAGCCCGCCTCGAAAGAGTCGCCTTGCTAGACTTGCTTCCATAAATCGGCGACCGCAGACCCGAAGTAGAGAAGGGCATCTCATGATCCGGTACCTGCACGCCCTCGAGCTCGAACCCGACAGCCAAGCACGCCACCGCGCCCAACAACTCGGCAAACGCAAAGTTGCGGCCGGGGCAGAGGTGCTTGCCGCCGCCGAACGGTACAAACGACTCCTTTGTGCCCTTGGCAATGTCGGGCGTGTTCTTGAGCCACCGCTCCGGGTTGAACTCGTCGCCGTCCTCGCCCCAGACGGGCTTCTTGTGCATCACGGACGCGCTCCACTGCACCTCGACGCCCTCCTTGAGGAGGTACTGCCTTCCCGTCTCGTGGTCCGTGATGGTCGTGTCCTTGCTCGTGACGGTCCGGCTGCCGGTGACGGTGTTCTCCGAGCGGAGCGTCTCGCGGTAGCACGCGACGACGTAGGCGCACGACCTGCCCAGCTCCGTGACGTCGATGGTGGCGACGCGTCTCCCGCCCTCGGCGGTGACGGCCAGCGCGGCCGAGGACTCGACCTCCTCCCGGACGCGGGCGAGGTATCTGGGGTTGGCGAAGACGTTGACGATGAGCCAGAACATGGAGGGCGCGGTGTTGACGGTCGAGGCGGCGGGGAGGGAGTCCATGGCGCCGAGCATGATGTCCGAGAGGCCGAAGCCGCGCCAGAACTCGGCGCGGCCGCGGATGGTGGCGGAGACGGTCGGGCCCTGGTCCATCTTGCGCATGTAGTAGCCGACGAGGCCCGTGACGATCTTCTTGCGGGCCTCGAGGGCTTTGCCGGCGATGATTTTGGAGATCCAGCCGTATTGCATCTTGCCCATGCCGCTCTCGTATGTCCTGCGCCGAGAACGTTAGCCACACGCTGACAGGGAGAACAGAAGAAGACGCGAGGGTAAAGAGAACGGCACGAAAACGTACCAGATGGCATCAACCAGCTCCAAATTGTTAAACGGGCTGTGCTCGCCATACAGAGCCCTCGTCGTCGCAACACCAATCAACCCACGAGCCCAGTAAAACACGTCATCAATCTTTTCGGGGCTTCCGGGCTTCACCTCGTTGAAGCGGCTGCCAATGTAGTCGAGGGCGCTCAGGTTCAGCTTGAGCAGGTTCTCGCCGGACAGGGCCGAGATGGTGACGCGGGAGATCTCCTCGACGGCGTTCTCCTTGACGAGGCGGTGGGTGACGTCCGGGTTGATGCCCATGGCGCGGCCAATCTCCTCGATGCGGGCGCCGAACTCGAGCGTCTTGTTGCGCATGGCGCTCTGGACCAAGGGCGCGCTGTTGATGACGTACATCTTCTTGCCGAGGACGGGGATTGTGCAGATGGGGAGCTTTGTGCGTTTACTGTACGTAGAGAGATTTGGCTGTCAGTGATGTATCTTTGCCATGGTGCTCTTCATGAGGTCCCGCCTCTGAGGGGCGTTTTTAGAGCGTCTAAAGCGTTGAGAGGTGTTGTTCGACTTACGCCAGCTTCTCGTAGACACCAGGGTACGATGTGTTCACGGTGATCCAGTGGCCGATGATGGGGAGAAGGCCCTTGACGACGGGGGGCTCGCGGGGATCAACGGGCGCGGCGATGAACTTGTCAATGACCATGAGGATCGTGACGACGAGGGCCACGGCAGAGGCAATCAGCTTGACGGAAGATGTCGAGCTGAAGCGCTCCAGCAGCGTAGCGACCGCGGTCGCGGCGGCGCTCGAGGAATCCGCCATGGTCGCGAGgcgaaagaagaagagatcAAGCTTCTGTCGAAAGGAAAAGTGGGAGCTGTGTCAAAGGGGTAACAAGCTCACTATGAAGGCGGGTAGGGTAGGGTAAGGTAGGTGAAGTGAAAAGTGTCGCTGTCTCGTCGTCCGGCAGTGGGAGACGTGCCTCGTGGTTTTATATAAGTCGTTCGACTGCGTTTCGCCCAAACCCTTCGCTTCCcttgcccccccccctccctccaCCTCCTCGGACTCTACATCCAAGCCGTCTCATCAAAACATAGGGTGACAGGTACAGGTCTTGTTTAACGAGGCACGGTTCAGACGAGCTTCCCCAAACCTTCTTTTCGCATATGCGACTCGCACTGCCCTTGCCTTTTGCTCGTTTCCCCATCCATGAGTAGGAAACTAGGTAGCTTAAGCAAGCGGGGGATCCTAGAGCTCGGCGAAAGGGGGGTATGATTACGATTTCCCGCCCTGCCATTGGGCGTTATCTTCGAGACGGCAATTCTAATTGCTCAGGCTGTCCGCGTATAACCAAAGATATGCAGAAGAAGGTGCCCATACATGTGGCCGCAGCATGACATTGGCGTGTGTCTCGCGAGCAATATCTTGCAGGAGTCAGGGACAGGTAGGTTGAGGGGGAGCTATCCGTCAAGCTTAGGATCATCGCCAAGCTCTGGGCCGAACCAGCATTAGGCGGGAAAAAGCGTTTTGTTAATTCCCCGCGCGCCAATGAAACTACAGAGGCCTAGAGACTGCCCCGGTCTCGGTTTCGGTTCCGCATTGCCAGGGGGGGTGTTTAACGAAGCGATCCCGAGTCTGCCTCGTTCCAATTGTAAAGTTGTAACAGAACACAGCACAGCACAGGCTGCACGGCAAGCTGTGGTTTTGGCTCGTACAGCGGTACGAAATGTGAGCTTTATAGTTTGGATGGGGTTGAAGAATTGACGTATAAGAAAGCGATAGCTGAATCCTGGAGTATGAGTGAATATTGAAAGTTGCATCTTTAAACCGCTGCATCATCCCATTTCAAGACCGACTCGCCGTAATTCCAGTACACTTCCCAGCCCCCTTTTCAAATCCTCCCTAAGCAAAGATCATCATGGCCAGTGTCGAACGACTCCGCGTAATTGTAGCCGGCGCAGCAACAGGCGTCGGCGCCGGCACCGCAAAGCTCCTCGCCGGCCGCGGCGCCAAAGTCGTCGTCGCCGACATCAACATCTCGGCCGCCAAACAGGTCGGCGAGGAAATCACCGCGGCCGGCGGCAGCGCCCTCGTCGTCGAGTTCGATCTCTCGGACGAGGAGTCCATCAAGAACCTGATTGCCCAGGGCACCGAGTGGCTCGGCGGCGGGCTTGACAGCCTGCTCAACATCGGCGCCGACCTGAGCCCTCAGAACCTGGGCAACGACAAGTCGGTGCTCGATATGGATGCCGCCGTGTGGCAGCGCACGTTTTTGGTGAATACTACGGGGTATGCTCTTACGACCAAGTATGCGCTGCCGCATCTGAAGGCGGCTGGCGGGGGCACGATTATCAACATTTCCAGTGTAAGTCGCTCTCCTGTCCCCAGCGATTTTGCAGCAAACATATGAGGCAAGTCAGAAAGCTGACTGAATTGAAGATGGGCGGCCACTACATGGGCACACCGGAGCCGATCCGCGTAGCCTACGCAGCCTCAAAGGCCGCCGTGCACGCCCTCACCCGGCACACGGCAGCAACCTACGGCCCGGACAACGTCCGCTGCAACACCGTTGCTCTCGGCCCCATCCTCACGGCCGCCCTCGAGAGGGGCATCGCCGCCAGCCCGGCCATGCAGGAGGGCCTGAAGAGGGTCCCCCTCCGGAGACTGGGTAAGCTGGAGGAGGTTGGCGCGCTGTTGGCGTTTATGATTTCGCCTGATGCGGCGTACATTACTGGTGATATTTGGTCCATCAACGGTGGAACTCACGTCATGACGTATTAGTGAAAAAGGTACCTATAGTCTAAGCAGGCGATTATGTATAAAGTTGAAAGCTCATTTCGCGTTCGCCATTATGTCTCCCGCGCCTTCAAGATAGAGACTGTCACTCTGGGCCGTCGCCGATTTTGACTTTGATGGGCAATGAAGCAGTTGCGGAAACCACTTTTTTGAAAGCGAATCACCCCGGTCTATTGACTTTCTGCCTCTCGAGCTAGAGAGTAATACTGCCCAGATGATGAAACTCAAATACGGAGTCACGATATCAGAAGTGATACGAGCTAGTTGCGACGTTGAGGATCCAAACAGGTTGAACCTCATGTTCAAGGTGATGTCGCGAAGTATAGTCTATAGCGGAAAAGGTGACGTGCCTCGTACGATACTATCCGCGTATTACATAGCACAACGTTAAATGAAACTTGAAGCTCGACCAATAGCGACCCTGTAAGTCGTACAGACTAGGTAATCGAAACAACCTAAGAGACCCGTAGGGTGTAATAGTAGACGGCGCAGTGGAGTTGTCTTTAGTCTAATAGTCCTGTATAGGGACTTGCGCGGACACACGCGATGAAAGAGAATCTCCTACAATGACACTCACCTCATATGAGGGGACAGCCCTACGAGCAATAGCGGAGATTATCACGTGCATCTCATCATCCCTGGGCTCTGCTGGACCCTAACAAAGTATACTTGTAGAAGAAGGCACGTTTCTGCAAGCTCTCGAGATGtactttaactaaggtaccttagcttACACTTGGCTTGCACGGGCACAGGACGGAACATCACCACAGGGCATCGGTCTGTGAAAATTTAGACCTTCTCTTCCGGATAGCAATGCCTCCCTTAGCTGATGATCACCGGGAACTCAAGACAAGAGCTAGATCACCATATCATTGAAAGACCAGTAAAGCTACCCGGGAACGCTCGCTGCTTTCGCCTCGGGAGGAAATCTGCAAGATTGCAAGGTTAGGCTTTCGAATGGATGCATTGTATTTGATAGCCAACAGCTCACTGAGTATCAATGACAATATTGTTGAGAGAAGAGTGACTAGCTATCCAATCCTTGGTTACGCCATCGCCGCGTCAGATCCATTTTCTAGGAAGACAGCTCGTTGTGCAGAGAGCCCAATCACCCCCCAAGGATCGCGACGAAATGAAAGTCTCCGTCAAATCCTCACAATGATAGCGACAACGCTTTCTCTTCCATTCTCTTTAGATATTAGGAATAGTCTAGGAGTTCTTCCGCGTGTGCTTGCAGCAGACTGTGACAGACGGTCCGGCAGTGCCATCCCGCTATGCTGCGTCACTTAGACGAGAAGAAACGCGACTTCGGCAAGTTCAGGAGCGTGAAGCCTTCGCCTCAATTTCGAATCCAGCTCCTCGATATCGTCAGCGTTATCTCCCCAGCCATGCGCTTCGTCGCCCCAAGTCATGATGCCATCAACA from the Colletotrichum lupini chromosome 3, complete sequence genome contains:
- a CDS encoding prostacyclin synthase; amino-acid sequence: MADSSSAAATAVATLLERFSSTSSVKLIASAVALVVTILMVIDKFIAAPVDPREPPVVKGLLPIIGHWITVNTSYPGVYEKLAKRTKLPICTIPVLGKKMYVINSAPLVQSAMRNKTLEFGARIEEIGRAMGINPDVTHRLVKENAVEEISRVTISALSGENLLKLNLSALDYIGSRFNEVKPGSPEKIDDVFYWARGLIGVATTRALYGEHSPFNNLELVDAIWTYESGMGKMQYGWISKIIAGKALEARKKIVTGLVGYYMRKMDQGPTVSATIRGRAEFWRGFGLSDIMLGAMDSLPAASTVNTAPSMFWLIVNVFANPRYLARVREEVESSAALAVTAEGGRRVATIDVTELGRSCAYVVACYRETLRSENTVTGSRTVTSKDTTITDHETGRQYLLKEGVEVQWSASVMHKKPVWGEDGDEFNPERWLKNTPDIAKGTKESFVPFGGGKHLCPGRNFAFAELLGAVACLAVGFELEGVQVPDHEMPFSTSGLRSPIYGSKSSKATLSRRAGWEDVEWRFK
- a CDS encoding 2,3-bisphosphoglycerate-independent phosphoglycerate mutase, which codes for MAKTDQKACLSTSKDLPPDPPCPSSKPRGDGDGGGVSVVEAGHQNHQNAPPAETVHSPLPQPQLIPKSNPDYILTLAYIILYLQDGDAITNAKTPVMDDFAQSKTGYCELDASSIAVGLPEGLMGNSEVGHLNIGAGRVVWQDVVRIDQTIKEGKFADNEVIKKTFEGAKNGNGRLHLCGLVSHGGVHAKQEHLYNLLKAAKQYGVPKVYIHFFGDGRDTDPKSGAGYMEELVKTAKEIGIGEIATVVGRYYAMDRDKRWERVQIALDGLINGKGEESTDPVKTVKERYAKGGDKDKDEFLTPIIVGGDEGRIKDDDTVFFFNYRSDRVRQITQVLGDVDRSVLPDFKFPKIKNLVTMTQYKADYPFEIAFKPQHMGNVLAEWLGKQNVEQVHIAETEKYAHVTFFFNGGVEKVFALETRDESQDLVPSNKSVATYDQAPEMSADGVADQVAKRLAEQKFPFVMNNFAPPDMVGHTGVYEAAVVGVEATDKAIGKIYEACKKEGYVLFITADHGNAEEMKFPDGKPKTSHTTNKVPFIMANAPEGWSLKKEGGVLGDVAPTVLAAMGLPQPEEMTGANLLSKA
- a CDS encoding tubulin binding cofactor C, which gives rise to MAPEVLQQFAVGGGLPVTKMQDPKERFYHHFQEEVTGLQEQIDNVSSISQVGGERQDAIDHILAGISNLSNEVADASDYVPSYDQRNYAQAVKALTDKLNETTAKLAPRSRFQFKPRGASSATTSTTNGPAAPKIDPRLIVGASLADPFPPSRGGPVTAPPSSSVTQAATETDSDGLGDLPNFPKNYNEEMARPSATKVRKPSFSTAKDIAIFGQDGLHIILPSSASRATSSGRLTDLKGCVVDMSIALSGHTSFANLALKNVERSLIVAGNVAGPAHITGVSDSIIVVSARQVRIHECRNVDIYLHCSSHPIIEDCSNMRFAPLPPSFDTTEDPTKNQWDQVDDFKWLKSEPSPNWSILPEEQRLAEEIWTKVVPGERGKDLHDILKAVGVQKH